GTCAAAATGGTGCAGGTATCTAGTTCGCTGCCGCTTTGAGGATCGGTCCACTGCTCCCAAAGTCCGGCAAAGGCAAAGGGGGCATGTTCTTTTAGGCGAAAGTAGTAAGGCTGCTTGGCCTTGGAGTTGGGGTCACTTTTCCACTCATAAAAGCCGTCGGCCACAATCAGGCAGCGTCGCCGCTTGAAAGCAGCCCGAAAGGAGGGCTTTTCTGCAACGGTTTCAGAGCGGGCATTGATCAGCCGACTGCCGATGCTAGAATCTTTGGCCCAACTTGGGATCAGGCCCCAGCGCAGCAGCTGATAGCGGGGTTCTGGGCTGTCTGGGGTAGCTAGAATAGCTGAGACGGGCTGGGTCGGGGCAATGTTGTAGCGTGGCTGGAGGTTGGGCACAGCCTTGAGCTGAAAAGCCTGAGCCACCGATTCGCCGCTTTGGCTTTGGGTGAAGCGTCCACACATGGTTAAATTTTGAGCCTGGGTTACTGGCCCTTACCTGCCGCGCCGCTCCATTTCATCGCGGATGGCCTCCATGGTTTCTATCAGGCTGGCTTCAAACAGCTTGTAGAACATTTTCTTGAAGGGGCCTAGGTCGGCCTCTGCCTTGACCTGCTGGGAAATCAAAACGGCTTCGGGGTAGGGTAGGTTCCAGTCTACCGACTCTATCCGCCAATGTCCGTACATGTACTTGAGATTGCCTTCTAACAGCCGGAAGCTGATTTGCTGCTGGTCTATCTCGACATTCTCAGTCAGGATAGTAGTCTCTACTATAGACAGCAAAATGCGGCGGCGGTCGATCTGTTCGACAATGCTGCGAGCGCCATCGATTTCGACAATGCGGCTGGCAGCAATAGTGGGCACGAAGCGATCGAAGCTGCTGTAGTCAGTGAGGACAGACCATGCGATCGCAGCATTGACTTTAGCCAGTCCCATCAATGCATACTGACCTTTTTCCCCCAGCAGCACCACCTGCCCAAGATTCAGCCGCTGTCGGTCTGAGTCCGATAGCAGAGAAGTTGAAGCCATTGCCGAAGGATCGGGGCTAGACACGGAGGCCATGGACTGGGGTAAGTTAATAAGGTCTTTAGGCTACTTTACCCGAACTCCACAATTTAAGGTGTTCGTACCCTTAACATACCCGCAATTCTGCTGATAGCGCTTATGTCACAGTTCGACGAGGTTCTTGCGGCCTATCAGGCTTTTCCCACCGAGCGGCAGAGCCTGATGATGAGCACCGTGACGGCTGATGGCATGCCCCATGCCAGCTATGCTCCCTTTGTCATGGATGAAGACCACCGTCTCTACATCTATATCAGCGGCCTCTCAGCCCACACACAGAATCTAGAGCAGAGCGGCAAAGTTAGCGTGCTGCTGATCGCCGACGAAAGAGAAACTCCGCAGATTTTTGCCCGTAGTCGGCTAACCTACGACTGCACAGCCCAGCTGCTAGAGCGCAAGACCCCAACCTGGGACCATGTGGTTAGCCGCTTTGAGTCTCGCTTTGGCAACATTATTCAAATGTTTCGACAGCTAGAAGATTTTCGGATTTTCCAGCTAACGCCTTATGCTGGCCGATTTGTGGTGGGATTTGGAGCGGCCTATGACGTCGATCCACAGCAGCCCGATCGGCTAATCCAGGTCACAGGGAAGTGAGCGGGCAACGGCCAAAGCGCTATCAGAACCAGCCCTAGACACAGTTTTGGCCGAGTCTACAGAGACATTTATAGGAGTACTTTTTGAGATAATTTGCCGCTGCTGTTACCGGGATCGCCTGCCTTCTCAGTGATCCCACGGAGCAGACACACCCTGGAATAATTCGGTAGAATGGCCTCTTGTAACTAAAAGTGCGCCCCTTCGGGTCATCTTCTGCGCCTATGGGACAACTCAATAGTGGCATTACGCTTTTTTTGAGCTTGCTGGTTGAAGCCATGCCCTTCCTCCTAATGGGGGTCGCCTTTTCGAGCATTTTGCTGTTTTTTGTCGATGAGCGAAAGCTGATTGCTGTTCTGCCGCGCAACCCTATTCTGGCTGCTCTAGCAGGCAGTCTGGTAGGGTTCTTGTTCCCGGTGTGTGAGTGTGGCAACGTGCCGGTGGCCCGACGGCTGCTGATGCAGGGTGCACCTACGGCAGTGGCGATTGGCTTTTTGCTGGCCGCTCCCACGGTCAATCCGATTGTGTTTTGGGCGACTTGGGTGGCCTTTCGAGACCAGCCAGAGATTGTGTTTTTGCGGCTGATCTTTACCCTGCTGATCGCGACAACAATTGCGGCTATCTTCAGCAGTCAAAAAGATATGCGCCCATTTTTGCAGCAGAACTTGGCTCGACTAATGGCCGATCCGGCAGACTCTCCGGCCCAAGCTGCCTCGGATGATGGCTCAATGCTGCTGCAGTCGGGCACCTTTTTGCTCCAGGCTCCCGGCAAAACGCTGCAGCTCAGCGCCCCGGCAGGTCAAACCTTAGCAATGGCGGGGTCGATGCCAAAACCTTTCGGCGACCGGCTGCGGCTAATGGTAGACAACATGATTTTGGAGCTGCGAGAGCTGGGGGCGGTGCTGATTATTGGCAGTGCGATCGCAGCTTTTGTGCAGGTTGCCATCCCTCGCGAACTGGTGCTCAGCCTGGGTCAAGGTCCGGTCACCTCGATTTTAGCGATGATGATCTTGGCCTGGGTAGTTTCTATCTGCTCCACCGTAGACTCTTTCTTTGCACTGTCGTTTGCCTCCACCTTCACCAGTGGCTCTTTGCTAGCTTTTCTGGTGTTTGGCCCCATGATCGACCTGAAAAACATCAGCCTACTGCTGACCGTGTTTAAGGGCCGGGCTATTCTTTATCTGTTTGTGCTGGCAGGTCAGATGGTCTTTGCCCTGTCCCTGCTGATGAACCTATATTGGACCTGATTAGACCTGTTTTGAGGCATCTGCAAATCGCTATGGCCGTTTCTTCCCGTTCTATTTCGCGCCGGAAGGGCTCTATTCCCTGGTCAATGGTCGTGGATCTGCTGATCCTGGGACTTTGGGGCGCTATGCTGGTGCGCTTTTGGGTGACGGGTCAGATGGCGCTACTGCTGCACCCTGACTACCAGTGGCTGGCCCACTTAACCGCGATTTTGCTGCTGGGGCTAGCGGCTTTGCGGGGGCGGCAAATCTGGCAACAGGTTAGCCAGTTCTCTCGCCTGCCCCCGGTGATCACAGCAGACTCTCACATCAGCCTGCTGCCGCGCCAGATCAGCACTAGCCTGCTGTTGGCGGTAGCCGTATTTGGCCTGATTTACACCCCCCGGCCCTTCACTAGCGACACGGCTCTGCAGCGAGGTATCACCGATACGCTGACTATGACGCGATCGCAACCTCAGCGCTTTACCCTCAACACCAACCCTGAAGAACGCACCATCATCGACTGGGTACGCACCCTCAACGTCTACCCCGAACCCGATGCCTATGCGGGCAAAAAGGCCGACGTCGCTGGGTTCGTCATCTATCCCCCTGGCTGGTCAGAAAACTATCTGATGATCTCCCGCTTTGTGCTGACCTGCTGTGCCGCCGATGCCTACCCGGTAGGGCTGCCGGTGCGGCTAGCCGAGGGTCAGCCTCGCCCCCGTCAAGACACCTGGCTGCAGGTACAGGGCCAGATGACCACCGACACCCTAGACGGTAAGCGTCAGCTTGTCATCGATGCCAGCCAGGTGGAGGAGATCCCTGAGCCTAGAAATCCTTACGAGTACTAAATCCCTTTCATTTTTGCCTATGTCTCGCCGTCGCCATCGCCGCAGCCTCTCTCCTCTAGACCGCTGGGCCTCAATTTTTATGACCGGGATGGCTCTGCTGATCGGCGGGCTGCTGCTCTCTGGCGACCACGCCTTAGCCCGAGTGCGAGACTTCTCCTGGGACCAGCGACAGGTCGGCGCAGAAGATAGAGCATTTTTGCTGACCTTTAGCCGCCCTATGGACCCGACCAGCGTAGAGCAGAACCTAGTAGTCTCGCCGCCGCTGCCGGGCAAGGTGAGCTGGGCTGGCCGCCGCATGGCCTACACGCTAGACGTTCCGGCTCCCTACGGAGAAAACTTTTCCATCCGGCTCAATCACGCCAAAGACCTATTTGCCGCTCGAGAAGAGCGGGAGGCCCGCTTTGAGACTTTCCAGAGCACCTTTCAGACGCGCCACCGCGCCTTTGCCTATATCGGCAGTGAGGGAGAAGAGGCCGGTCGCCTGGTGCTGGCAGACCTGACCCGGCAAGACCAGCAGATCCTCACGCCCGCAGATTTGGTGGTCATGAGTTTCAAGCCCTATCCCTTGGGCGATCGCATTCTCTTTGCCGCCACCGATGCCGCTACCTCTCAGCAAGGTGGGCTTGATCAAAAACTTTATACTGTTACCACTGGGCTCAATCCCCGCCCGCCAGAGGAATTGGGCAGCTCTTCTCGCTCGCCCCTGGCGCTGTTTCGCCGTCAGCCAGTCAACCAGCCTCCCGGCAATATTGAGCTGGTGCTAGACAGCAAAAACTATCAAAACCTAAAATTTGACCTTTCTCCAGATGGTCAAACGATTGTTGTGCAGCGGGTTAGTCAAAGCAACCCGGCAGACTTTGGCCCCTGGGTTGTCAAGGCAAACCAGCCGCCTCAACCCCTAAAGACTGAGCCTGGTGGCGATTTTCTCATTGCTCCAGACAGCCAATCCCTGCTGCTGCTGCAGGGCCAGGGCACGGCCATTATTCCCTTAGATGAAGCCACGCAGCAGACCACTGAACCGCTGGATTTTCTGCCCGAGTATGGCCGGGTGTTTGATATGTCTCGCGATGGCTCTTCTGCAGCAATGGTCAACTTTAACCAAAACGACCCGGAACAGCGCTACACCGAGTCGCTATTTTGGGTGACTAACCAGGGCGAAGAAACCGAGCTAATGCAGGTGACAGGCACGGTCATGGATGCCCAGTTTGACCCCACCAATCGCATTCTCTATAGCCTCACAAGTGAGGTGCTGCCTGGCGAGGAGTACGTTGAGCAGCCGGTGCTGTCGGCTGTTACCCTGCGGGAAAAGCAGGTCACAGATCTGCTGCTGCTGCCGACCCAGCAAAACATCACCATGGACTTAGCTCCCGACGGGTTGGCTCTACTGTTGAACTTTGAAGGAATGATGTCGGCAGAGACGCCTGCTTCTCCAGAGGTGCAGGCCACAAACAACTCTATCTGGCTATTGCCCCTGTTTACCTCCTCAGAAGATCGAATGCAGGGCAAACCTGCGCAAAATCAGCCTGAGCCGATGCCTTTTAAGGGTATCCAGGCAGCCTGGTTACCCTAAGCCTGTGTCGGGGCCAGCGGCAAACTAGAGGTCAGGCCATTCCCATCATGGCTAGAAACTCTAGAACAACTCCATTCGTCCAGCCAAAGCCGACTTCGTTGGAGCTATAGCCAAAGTGGATCTCGTCAGAGACATCTGCTGAACAGCGCTCTATGTCGTACTTCTCAACCAGGGTGCCGCTCTGTTCAAACTCCTGGATAACCATGCTGACAAACTTTTGGGCCAGTCGGCGGGCGTCCATCTTAAACTGGTAGCGGTTGAGCCCCTGCACGGCAAAGAGTTGCAGGGGAGCCCAGCCAAAAGGGGCATCCCACTGATTGCCAGAGATGTGAGTGCTGGTCAAGAGGCCGCCAGGTGCTTCAAACTTCCAAAGATTCTCTTGCACTTGGCTGGCCTGCTCCTCGGAAGCAATACCGGCCCAGAGCGGCATGAAAGTTGTGGCAAACTCATACACCCGGCGCTGGCCTTGGTGCACGTTGTAGTCAAAGTACAGCCCTGCCTCGGGGTCCCAGAGATAGCGGTCGATCAGCTGCCGCCTCATTTCGGATCGGCTGTTCCAGGTTTCAACGGCTTTGGGCTGCCGCAGCAGGGCATGGATGCGGGCAATGTCGCGCTCCATGCGGTAGAGCAGCACATTCAGGCAGACCGGAACGTGGTGAACGATGTCGGCGCTGAAGGGGCCAAAGCGATCGCTAATATCAAAGCCCGACTCGCGCATGGAGCGATCGCCAATGTAAAACTGCTCGGTGAGACAATCTTGCTCGGCATCGTAGAAGCGGGTGAGGTCATAATCGGGCACGGCATGATGACGGTAGTACTGACACACCCGGTCGTAGTGGGTGTGGCCTGCCTCATCACGCTCGGAGCAGACGACCTCCGGGGCTGGGCCATGTCCTAAGGCATGATAGCGAGACAGCCCGGTCGTGGGTTCGAGGTGGGGCTCGCTCATCCAGTAGGCGTAATAGTGCTCTAGAGCGGGCAGCACTGAGCGCAGCCATTGGCGGTTTTGGGTGTATTTAAACAGCTTCAGCACCATCAGCGACAGCACTGGCGGCTGGGAGCGGTTTAGCATGTAGGTGCGGTTGGCGTTGAGCACCTTGCCGTAGTGCTGCACCTGGTAGACCAGCTGATCGACCATGCTCTGAGCCATTGCCAGTTCTCCATCGCGCAGTAGGCCCAGCAAAATGAAGTAGCTGTCCCAGCCATACATTTCGTTGAACCGACCACCGGGCACCACGTAATCGTGGGGCAGGTAGAGCAGGCCGTGCTCTGTAATCGCTTCGGGGTCATCAGGCAACACCCGTAGGTCAATCTGGGCGTATTCTTCGGGCGAGAGGGCGGCTTTGAGTGCCTGCTCGACCGACTGCCGATTTTCCTGGGCGGAGATGTACACGGGCCAAGTTTGGCCGGGGCAATGCTCGACTTTCTCATCTCTGGCGGCTTCTAGAATGTGAATCAGGGAGCGCGAGAGGGTCTGCCATGTGGCCTTGATATAGACACGAAGAGAAGTGACCTGCCGAGAGGAAAGCCGCTCGGCAGGCGCAAGGGTTTGAATATGCACAGCTTGGAAGTCTGAAAGTTGGTTAATCCAACCTACTCAGATTCCCCGTTAATCAGTAGGGCTACAGAGAAGTTTTGCAGAATCTTGCCGATTGGCAGCCGAGGCTGATCCGCAATTTCACAGTCAGTGATGGTTTCTCGCCACTGGCCCCGCAGCGTATCTGGAATGACTAGGGCCGTATCTCCCCAAACCGCTTCGCCTAGAGGCTCCTGATCATGCTCGATCAAGGAGGTGAGGAAGCGGGGGGCCACTGCGATCGCACACCTGCCCTCATAGGAGCGAGCAAAGGCCATAATGTTGCCTGCGTGGGTGCCTTCCACCTGTAGGGGCAGGTAGTCACCTTGCTCAAAGACCGGCAGATACTGTCGCCGGGCTTCTAAAATGCGGGTGATCAGAAACAGCTTCATGCGGCCATCGTGCCGGGTAGCCTGCAGATCAGACAACAGACTTTCCATGCCAGTTTGGCTGCGCCGCTTAATCTCCTGCAAAAACGACAGACGCTCTTCATACTGCACCGGGCGGCGGTTGTCGGGGTCAACCAGGCTCAAGTCCCATAGCTCAGTGCCCTGATAGAAGTCGGGTACGCCAGGAGAAACAACCTTTAGCAGCGTCTGCGAAAGGGAGTTGAAGATGCCGTAGGCAGCCAGCTTCTTTTGCAGGGGCAGAAAAGCCTCTAGAAATTCGTTCTGCTTGCCCTGCTTGAGAATGCGGTTGACGAACTTGACAAAGCCGTCCTCATACTCGCTATCGGGCCGCAGCCAGGCGGTGTGCACCTTGGCCTCCCGCACAGCTTTAACAACGTAGGCTTTCACCCGCTCAACAAAGGATTCATACTCATTCTCATTGCAGGGATAGGCCCCCAACAGCGTCTGATAGAGGAAATACTCGTCATTGGCGTCGGGAATCACCCGCTTTTCCGTGACAATCTTGTAGGGATCATTGATTTCCCGCCAGCGATGGAGGTACTGCTCCCACTCCTGGGGAATTTCCGAGAGCACGTTGAGCCGCGCTCGCATGTCTTCACTGCGCTTAGTGTCGTGGGTAGAGGAGGCGTTGATGGCGTGGGGCCAGTGGGCCAGGCGGCGCTGGTTGAACGTATGGAACTCGCTGTCGGTGAGGCCAAACTTGCCAGGGTGCCCGCCCACCTCGTTGAGCGAGATCAGCCGATTGTAGACGTAGAACAGCGTATCTTCTACGCCTTTAGCCATCAGTGGGCCAGAGAACTGCTGAAAGCGCATGGCGAAGTGGAGCCACTGGGCCCGGTCCTCGTCGGGGAGGAAGTCTTCGTAGTCGAGCAGCAGAATCTTTTCAATAAAGTTCAGCTCGTTCAGCAGCTGGGGAATGCGCTTTCTGGCACTGTCGATGGCTTCAGTGATGTACATGCGATCGCGATCGCTCACCCCATCTTCATTGGTATAAGTGCAGTACACCGGAAACTGCACCAGCACTTCCAAAACGCTCTTTCTCAGACCGCTCAGGGTAAAGTCCCGGCCATAGCGGTACTTGCCAGCGATGCGCTTGATCATGTGACCCAGGTTGTCCACATCGCCGACCAAGTTAGTCTCGGCAATCAGGCGCTTCTTCTGTATCATCCACTCTTTATAGTTGGGATTAAGCCCAGTAAAGCGGTGATAGATTGCGTCAAACCCCTCAGCATTACTAGTCTGGCAAAAGAGGCTATTGATCCGGTTCAAGAAGTCATAGCCAGAGGTGCCCTGAATCAGCCAATCCTCCGGCAACTCCTCCTCAAGTTCCAGGATCTTTTCAATCACAACATAGACATCACCAAACTTGGTACGCAGCCGCCTGAGATACTGCTCGGGGTCATATAGCCCGTCAATGTGATCGATTCGCAGCCCTTGTATCTGACCATTTTTGACCAATTGACCAATCAGAGAATGGCTCTTCTGAAAAACCTTAAGGTCTTCAATTCGTAGGCAGATCAGTTCATTGACGGTGAAGAAGCGGCGATAGTTGAGTTCTTCCGCTCCCACTTTCCAAAAAGACAGCCGGAAGAACTGATCAGACAGCAAATTGTCTAACAGATCATGGCCATTAACCTCAGGATTTTTATTGTTGAAAATCTCTAGGTTTTGTTCAATGAACTCTTTGACGTGTTCATTGGTATTAAAGAGCTCCCACAGCAGCTCTTTGACAAATTCGGCCTGCTGTTTGCGCTCTCTACCAGTTGTCTCAGTTGAGACATTTTTGACCATGTAGAGAATGCCCAGCAGCTTGATAAAGTCTGGGTTGCTGCGGCCTAGCTCGCGGGCCAGCCGATCCATGTCGTGGTTGAGGAACTGAGTATAGGACTCAATCCGCAGCGGAATTTGCAGGCTGTAGTAGTTGACGGTCAGGCCCGCATGGCTATAGCTGAGCGTAATCTCGCCGTTTTCTAGACAGTTGCCGTAAAAGTCCCCCAGCATGGGCGTAAGAATTTTGCCCCGGAAGTCATCAAAGGGGTGCTCCCACTCCACATCGAAAAAATCGCAGTATTCCGAATAGGGACCGTGCTCTAGAATGTCGATCAGAAAGGGGTTTTCTGAGTCATAGGCCATGTGGTTGGGCACAATGTCCTGTAGCCAGCCCATATTGCGGGACTGCAAATCTTCAATGAGATCATTGAAGTCTTCCTCGGTACCCAGTTCGGGGTTGAGCTGGCCGGCATCGACCACATCATAGCCGTGGCTGCTGCCAGCGCGGGCCTTAAAAATAGGGGAAGCATAGATGTCAGAGATGCCCAGCTCTTCTAGGTAGGTGAGGATTTTTTGAGCATCGTTAAAGCCAAATTCCTGACGGAACTGCAGTCTGTAGGTGGCAGAAGGTGTGCGCATAGAGAATCACCGATGAGTTGGCTGGACAGTTAGGCAAAGGAGGCAGCTGTCTGGGCAGTTTCGTACAGCACAAAGCTGTGCGGCGAAAGGGTCAACTCTTGAGCGACTTCCAGGACCTCAGGGGCTTGGCTCCCTGGGCCCTTCCAGGATACCTCTGCCGAATCAAGGCGCTTCTGCCAACGTCCCTCAATCTGAACCGACTGCACGACCGGCTCGGCCTGAAAGTTCATCAAGCAGGCCAGTTTTTGACTATCACACCAACGCTGCAGCAAGATCACCTGGTCACCAACACAGTCTGCAGTTAAAGACTCGACCCCTTGGGCGGGCATCTGTAGAGCGGGCAGTTCCCGGCGCAGGCGAATCAGGGTTTGATATAGGACCCAGAGGGACTGGTGATGTCCTTCTTGGCGTAAGTTCCAGTTCAGCTTTGACTGGTTGAAGCTGTCGCGACTAAAGGCATCGGGCGCATCTCCCTCGGCGTGAAAGGCTTCGAACTCACGCTTGCGACCTTCTCTAACAGCCTGGATCAAGTCGGGGTCGCTGTGGCTAATGAAGTAGAGAAAGGGCGCGGGTTCACCGTATTCCTCGCCCATAAACAGCATTGGCAGGTAGGGCGAGAGCATCACGGCCCCGGCCAACAGCTTCAGCCCTTCAAAAGATGTTAGAGCGGTCATGCGATCGCCCATCATGCGGTTGCCGACTTGGTCGTGGTTTTGAGAGCAGACCACAAATTGATAGGGTGGGCAGTGGCGGGCATCGCTGCCGTGGTAGCGCTTGCGGGTTTTGGAGTAGGACCAGTTATAGACAAAGCGGTCTTTAAAGACTTTAGCCATGTCGTTGCAGGTACCAAAGTCTTCGTAGTAGCCCTGGGTTTCGCGGGTAAGCAGCACATGGAGGCAGTGGTGGAAGTCGTCGCTCCACTGAGCATCAAGGTTGTGTCCACCTTGCTCCGGGGGGTTGATCACCCGCACGTCGTTGAGATCGCTCTCAGCAATCAGGTAAGCCGGAAAGGCGCGGGTTTGCATGGCGGCCTGTACGGTTTCCTGCATTTGGGCTAGGACGTGCTTGGCCCCAAAGTCGTAGATAGCGTGGACAGCATCGAGCCGCAACGCATCGAAGTGAAACTCTTGGAACCAATAGAGCGCGTTTTCAATGACGAAGTTGCGGACGCCTTCGCTGTAGGCATCATCGTAGTTGATAGCAGCGCCCCAGGGAGTGCGGTAGTGCTCGGTAAAGTAGGGGCCAAAATCGCGGGTGTAGTTGCCCTCGGGTCCAAAGTGGTTATAGACCACGTCTAAGATGACCGCTAGACCGTGCTGGTGACAGGCATCGACCAGCTTTTTCAGGCCCTCAGGGCCGCCATAACTAGTCTGCACGGCAAAGGGGTAAACACCGTCGTAGCCCCAGTTGCGATCGCCTGGGAACTGAGCTACGGGCATGATCTCAACGGCGGTGATGCCCAGCTCTACTAGATCGGGCAGCCGCTCAATGGCTGATTCAAAGGTGCCCTCTGGGGTAAAGGTGCCGATGTGCAGCTCGTAAATTACGTAATCTTTCAGCGGTACCCCTGACCAAGCGGTATCTTGCCAAGCATAAGCGCTGTGGTCAATGACTTGGGAAGGGCCGTGCACGTCCTCAGGCTGGTATTGAGAAGCGGGGTCGGGGCGCAGTAGATCGCTGTCTAGCTGGTAGCGGTACAGCGTACCGGGTGCAATGTCGTCTAGGGTAGCGCTCCAGTAACCGTCTATATCTTGCTTGAGGGGAATGAGGCGAGGTTCTGGTCCTTCTAGCTGTAGGGCTACCTGCTCTCGCAACGGAGCCCAGACTGTAAACTCGCACTGATGATTTCCTTGATACTGCGCTCCAATTCTCATGCTTCACTTCCCTAAAGGTAGGCTGACGTAGACGTGGACTAGGCCTAGGTGCTGACAATGCCCGACCACTGAACTTTTTTCTCCTTGGCACGGCGGTAGGAAAAGAAGCGCTCAGGCTCCTGGTAGGTGCAGTGGGGTGCGATCGCAACCTGCTCCGGGGCAATTCCCAGCTGCTCTAGCTGCAGCGCATTCACTCGCCTTACATCTAGCCGCACTCGACCCGGTTCGGGGTCACTCAGCACTGCCGGATTTTCCTGGGTCTGAAGGTAGCAAACCAGGGCCTCATCTGCCAGAGCTGCTTGGTCAGGCGCAATAGTGCGCCCCACCGCCGCTGCGACAGAAATAGAGACCTGGTAGACTTCACCTGCGATCGCAGGCCCCATTGCAACGTTCAAGTCCTCAAGACGACTGCCACCCGCAATTAGGCGATCAACGGTCAGAGGCACTACTTTCAGGGACGTGCCCCGCCATCCGGCATGGATAGCGGCTACCTGTCCCGTCCGACCATCAGCAATGAGCACCGGATTGCAGTCCGCCGTACATACCCAGACTGATTGTTGGGCATCATCCGATATCACTGCATCTGCCTCAGGACGGGCACCTGCCGCTGCAGAGTCTGTTTGTTGGGCGCTGATTTGGCTTGAGCTCAGCACCCCCTTGCCGTGAACCTGGTTGACTCGGTAAACAGCTGCCTCAGACGCCAGGGCCACCACCAGATCCTCTGGCGTCTGAGGCCAAAACTGTTGGGAGAAGAAACCGTGGGGCCAAGGCTCTAAAAGGCTGCAGGTAAGATAGGGCTGATCCTGCCAGGTCTGCCAATGCCAGGTATGCATAGCTATAAAAGCGCCCGATCTGGGTTCAAAACTGCTCAGACATCACCGTTTAGCCTATATGAAATCTCACAGAATGCCATGCACTCCCCGGGGATCAGCCCAGCCTCGATCCAGCAATCTTTCTTCATGAACGGATTACGGGAATTCCAGAAATTTTTACTAAAGCCCTATAAGTGGAGTGCTAGCGTAGCGATCAGAGTTAGGGGTGGTCTAAGTTGGACTGTGCACGGCTGGCTCAAGCGCTCAAAGAAAATCCCCGTAAATTAGGAGTGATTCAGCCATTCTGGTCTATTCGCCCCAAATTTCATCCCTATGTCTTTGACTGTGTCCCCTCTACCAACACTTCGGCCTGGGAATTGATTGACCAGGGCGCGCCCTCCGGTACCGCCGTCATTGCCCGCAGCCAAAAGGCCGGACGCGGACAGTGGGGCCGACAATGGCAGTCTCCTCGAGGCGGGCTGTATCTGTCTCTGGCTCTACAGCCCGAGGTGCCAGCAGGCAGCAGCAGCCAGCTCACCCTTGCAGGAGCCTGGGGCATTGCCACCAGCCTAAGCAACTTAGGTCTGCCAGTTCAGCTGAAGTGGCCAAATGACATTGTCTTTCAAGGCCGCAAACTAGGCGGAATCTTAACAGAGACCCGCGTAGACAGAGGACAGATCACGGCTGCAGTCGTGGGCGTAGGCCTAAACTTTAGCAATCCTGTCCCACCCACGGGGATCACCCTGCTTGAGGCAGCCGAGGGTAACCATCAGCCACCGCTGCAGCCCGGCCAACCAACCGAGAGCAGCAGTGTTGATCAAGCTGCCCACAGCACTGCTCCTGCTAGTCTGGAGCTAGCAGCGGCCGTTATCCTTTACGGGCTGCTCCAGGGCTATCTATTCTGGCAGGCCTACGGCACCGATGCGCTCCTAGAGGTCTACCGCACTCGCCTAGTCAACCTGGGCCAGGTTCTCGTCCTCGATGGACACAAATGGGAGGTTCAAGGCGTCACTCAGACGGGCAACCTATGGGTCAAAGACATCCATTCGACAGCGACAGCGGCCTCAGTAATCAGAGAACTTCAGCCAGGGGAAATCACTCTGGGCTACAATTCATAGGGTTTGGCATCGTGGATAACCAAGACGACAACGGGATGAGCCGACACACACCTTCACAACGCACAGCTTCTGTTTCAGTGCCCCTATTC
The window above is part of the Pseudanabaena sp. FACHB-2040 genome. Proteins encoded here:
- a CDS encoding SOS response-associated peptidase encodes the protein MCGRFTQSQSGESVAQAFQLKAVPNLQPRYNIAPTQPVSAILATPDSPEPRYQLLRWGLIPSWAKDSSIGSRLINARSETVAEKPSFRAAFKRRRCLIVADGFYEWKSDPNSKAKQPYYFRLKEHAPFAFAGLWEQWTDPQSGSELDTCTILTTAANAVLEPVHDRMPVILEPDQYAAWLDPDFYDPKDLQTMLDPYRAEGMESYPVSKAVNSPRNDAAECLEPVEV
- a CDS encoding pyridoxamine 5'-phosphate oxidase family protein, whose protein sequence is MSQFDEVLAAYQAFPTERQSLMMSTVTADGMPHASYAPFVMDEDHRLYIYISGLSAHTQNLEQSGKVSVLLIADERETPQIFARSRLTYDCTAQLLERKTPTWDHVVSRFESRFGNIIQMFRQLEDFRIFQLTPYAGRFVVGFGAAYDVDPQQPDRLIQVTGK
- a CDS encoding SRPBCC family protein, producing MASVSSPDPSAMASTSLLSDSDRQRLNLGQVVLLGEKGQYALMGLAKVNAAIAWSVLTDYSSFDRFVPTIAASRIVEIDGARSIVEQIDRRRILLSIVETTILTENVEIDQQQISFRLLEGNLKYMYGHWRIESVDWNLPYPEAVLISQQVKAEADLGPFKKMFYKLFEASLIETMEAIRDEMERRGR
- a CDS encoding TIGR03943 family protein, whose protein sequence is MAVSSRSISRRKGSIPWSMVVDLLILGLWGAMLVRFWVTGQMALLLHPDYQWLAHLTAILLLGLAALRGRQIWQQVSQFSRLPPVITADSHISLLPRQISTSLLLAVAVFGLIYTPRPFTSDTALQRGITDTLTMTRSQPQRFTLNTNPEERTIIDWVRTLNVYPEPDAYAGKKADVAGFVIYPPGWSENYLMISRFVLTCCAADAYPVGLPVRLAEGQPRPRQDTWLQVQGQMTTDTLDGKRQLVIDASQVEEIPEPRNPYEY
- a CDS encoding permease — its product is MGQLNSGITLFLSLLVEAMPFLLMGVAFSSILLFFVDERKLIAVLPRNPILAALAGSLVGFLFPVCECGNVPVARRLLMQGAPTAVAIGFLLAAPTVNPIVFWATWVAFRDQPEIVFLRLIFTLLIATTIAAIFSSQKDMRPFLQQNLARLMADPADSPAQAASDDGSMLLQSGTFLLQAPGKTLQLSAPAGQTLAMAGSMPKPFGDRLRLMVDNMILELRELGAVLIIGSAIAAFVQVAIPRELVLSLGQGPVTSILAMMILAWVVSICSTVDSFFALSFASTFTSGSLLAFLVFGPMIDLKNISLLLTVFKGRAILYLFVLAGQMVFALSLLMNLYWT
- a CDS encoding trehalase family glycosidase yields the protein MHIQTLAPAERLSSRQVTSLRVYIKATWQTLSRSLIHILEAARDEKVEHCPGQTWPVYISAQENRQSVEQALKAALSPEEYAQIDLRVLPDDPEAITEHGLLYLPHDYVVPGGRFNEMYGWDSYFILLGLLRDGELAMAQSMVDQLVYQVQHYGKVLNANRTYMLNRSQPPVLSLMVLKLFKYTQNRQWLRSVLPALEHYYAYWMSEPHLEPTTGLSRYHALGHGPAPEVVCSERDEAGHTHYDRVCQYYRHHAVPDYDLTRFYDAEQDCLTEQFYIGDRSMRESGFDISDRFGPFSADIVHHVPVCLNVLLYRMERDIARIHALLRQPKAVETWNSRSEMRRQLIDRYLWDPEAGLYFDYNVHQGQRRVYEFATTFMPLWAGIASEEQASQVQENLWKFEAPGGLLTSTHISGNQWDAPFGWAPLQLFAVQGLNRYQFKMDARRLAQKFVSMVIQEFEQSGTLVEKYDIERCSADVSDEIHFGYSSNEVGFGWTNGVVLEFLAMMGMA